The Pseudomonadota bacterium genomic interval CGATCCTGGAGCTACCGCAGATCCGGTTTGTCTTTCCGCACGCAGCGCAGATCCCGGTCACCATCAACGGCGGCGCGGTCATGCCTGCATGGTATGACATTCGCACGTTCGATTTCGGCACCGAGCGCGAAAACGCAGAGCAAATCCGAGCCTCTGCCTTGAAGATCGAAGCCCTGATCGCTCGCGAGAACGACCGGGATATTCCCGCGGCGAAGGTCGTGTTGGCCGGGTTCAGCCAAGGGGGCGCGATGGCGCTGCACGTAGGGTCGCGCTACTCCGTGGCGCTGCGAGGCTTGATGATACTGAGCGCGTACCTGGTCATGGCGGACGACTTCGTTGCTGAAGCAGCTTCCGCGAATCGGCAGACGCCGGCTCTGTTTTGCCACGGGCGCCACGATCCGGTAGTGCCCATGCGCGGCGGCCGTCATGCGCACGATGCCGCAGGACAACTCGATCCTAGCCGGCCGATCGAGTGGCACGAGTTTCCGATGGGGCACGAAGTCTGCCCCGACGAAATCGGCGTCATCAAGCGCTGGCTCCACGAGCGCTATCGCTAGCGGACCCGACGTTTTGTGCAAAGCCAACCGCGCCGCCGTCGCCGGTCGCGGAGTGTGCCTTTCGTTGGGTCAGGCCGATGACGAAAGCCGCCCAGAAAGCCGCCTTTCCCCCCGGTCACCGGACGGCATGCCCACGAAGGAATTCTTGGTGAGCTTACCCATCAGGTTGCCAAGCACGGCAAAGAGCAGGCCAAGCCCGGCTGCCAGCGCTTGATGCATGGCTGCGTGACCCGCGTTGTGCCGTGACTGCGGGTTCGAGCGGTTGGTCGGCTTCATTTGCGGTTAGCCGGCAGTCGGTGCCGAGTACAGATCGCGAAGATCGTGCCAGCTTGTGCCCGGTGCGGAACGAAGGCCGCGGGGCCTGTTGCGTACGAACAGGCGTGAGTGCAGGGTGTGCCCGCTCGGATTGGGGAAGGCCGCGAGCTTGCGTGCGAGCAGCCGCTCGAGGGCCACCGCGGACCGGACCGTACCCCACTTGCACTCGCCGAGGTCGGTTCTGCCGTCGTCACGGATGCCGACGACATCGATCTGTACCTGCTTGTTCCAGAACTCGCCGACCTCGAAGCGTCCGTTCACGCCTTCGCTCTGATAGATCGCCGGCAGCTGCTGGCGGCACAGAAGCTCGAAGCAGTAGCCAAAGTAGGCGTCGAGCTCGGGGGCGACGTAGTGGCGGTAGGCATCGCGTGGGCCGTGGCGGAGGATTGCGCTCTGGTTGGGGAAAATGAATCGGAACCAGAAGCGCAAGAGCGCATCGCCCAACACGAAGCGGACGCTGCGGGTGGGTGGACGGCCGCCCAGTCGAGAGAGCGGGTAG includes:
- a CDS encoding alpha/beta hydrolase; this encodes MIDVLPCVEVSPDAKPAGTVIWLHGLGADGHDFEPLVPILELPQIRFVFPHAAQIPVTINGGAVMPAWYDIRTFDFGTERENAEQIRASALKIEALIARENDRDIPAAKVVLAGFSQGGAMALHVGSRYSVALRGLMILSAYLVMADDFVAEAASANRQTPALFCHGRHDPVVPMRGGRHAHDAAGQLDPSRPIEWHEFPMGHEVCPDEIGVIKRWLHERYR
- a CDS encoding helix-turn-helix domain-containing protein, which codes for SRTDQASAYFFCGGVAQYHRALDPELSIRQNLQATILSEFAPLFREPDFLLREELRDLEKYHAVLASVASGANTLVAIASRTQVPRGSVHYYTETLNELGYITKSYPLSRLGGRPPTRSVRFVLGDALLRFWFRFIFPNQSAILRHGPRDAYRHYVAPELDAYFGYCFELLCRQQLPAIYQSEGVNGRFEVGEFWNKQVQIDVVGIRDDGRTDLGECKWGTVRSAVALERLLARKLAAFPNPSGHTLHSRLFVRNRPRGLRSAPGTSWHDLRDLYSAPTAG